A portion of the Paenibacillus hamazuiensis genome contains these proteins:
- a CDS encoding pirin family protein produces the protein MIAVYPAGSRYSYDHGWLRGSFSFSFGPYYDPDNTAFGPLRVFNDDTIAAGRGFGAHPHSDMEIVSVVLRGSLKHEDSLGNVAVTSFGEIQRMSAGSGIIHTEGNPSDTEEVTLLQLWFSPERRGIAPGYEVSKYDPEQMVNRLLPVVAPNPAPGIAAIHQDLTIYLSKLESGHSLVFTQPEGRKIFVFVIEGAVQAGARERLHTRDSARITDTRSLELAALDDTFFMLIDLP, from the coding sequence ATGATCGCCGTTTATCCGGCCGGTTCCAGGTATTCCTACGATCACGGCTGGCTGCGGGGCAGCTTCAGCTTTTCATTCGGCCCCTACTATGATCCGGACAACACCGCCTTCGGTCCGCTGAGGGTTTTCAACGACGATACGATCGCCGCCGGACGCGGATTCGGTGCGCATCCGCACAGCGATATGGAAATCGTGTCCGTCGTGCTTCGCGGCTCGCTTAAGCATGAGGACAGCCTCGGCAACGTGGCGGTCACCTCCTTCGGGGAAATCCAGCGTATGTCCGCGGGCAGCGGCATTATTCATACGGAAGGAAATCCTTCCGATACGGAGGAGGTCACCCTGCTGCAGTTGTGGTTTTCCCCGGAGAGGCGGGGAATCGCTCCGGGTTATGAAGTCAGCAAGTACGATCCTGAGCAGATGGTGAACCGGCTGTTGCCTGTCGTTGCCCCCAACCCGGCGCCGGGAATAGCCGCCATTCACCAGGATTTGACGATTTATTTAAGCAAGCTGGAGTCCGGACACAGTCTTGTTTTCACCCAACCCGAGGGGCGTAAAATATTTGTATTTGTGATCGAAGGCGCTGTACAGGCAGGTGCGCGGGAGCGGCTGCACACCCGGGATTCGGCGAGAATTACGGACACGCGGAGCCTGGAGCTTGCCGCTCTGGACGATACCTTTTTCATGCTGATCGATTTGCCGTAA
- a CDS encoding DUF4227 family protein: protein MVLYMRRWVQRVKFMLLFCVCTFVLYHLLLIFSEWVEPMQKYKEPSGRAVKVFQHQHASISDLGSMSDRLRLFYWYGE, encoded by the coding sequence ATGGTCCTTTATATGCGAAGATGGGTGCAGCGGGTCAAATTTATGTTGCTCTTTTGCGTATGTACGTTTGTTTTATATCATCTGCTGCTTATTTTCTCCGAGTGGGTGGAGCCGATGCAGAAATATAAGGAACCGTCCGGCCGCGCGGTTAAAGTATTTCAGCATCAGCACGCGTCGATCAGCGACCTGGGCTCGATGTCGGACCGGCTTCGCCTCTTTTACTGGTACGGGGAATAG
- the xerD gene encoding site-specific tyrosine recombinase XerD, with product MKQEMQAFIRYLSVEKGLAKNTLESYERDLQQFLDYLHGQGIARLPDTTKSHIHSYLHHLKQRGRASATVSRSIVSIRAFYQHLLREKRIDSDPSLDMETPKLEKRLPKVMSIAEVEALLEAPQTATPGGMRDKAMLELLYATGIRVSELISLDVGDVNLELGFVRCVGKNFRERIVPIGRIAAECLNTYIQTMRPRLLKQAKAEEALFVGHLGTRITRQGFWKIIKRYAVEAQIHKEITPHTLRHSFAAHLLENGADLRAVQEMLGHADISTTQIYTQVMKHKMKEVYDRTHPRAKM from the coding sequence ATGAAGCAGGAGATGCAGGCCTTTATCCGCTATTTGTCGGTGGAGAAAGGGCTCGCCAAAAACACACTGGAGTCATACGAGCGCGATCTGCAGCAATTTCTCGACTATTTGCACGGGCAAGGAATCGCGCGGCTTCCCGATACGACCAAATCTCATATTCACAGCTATTTGCATCACCTCAAGCAGCGGGGAAGAGCTTCGGCCACCGTATCCCGCAGCATCGTTTCCATCCGCGCATTTTACCAGCACCTGCTGCGCGAGAAAAGAATCGACAGCGACCCGTCGCTCGACATGGAAACGCCGAAGCTGGAAAAACGTCTGCCGAAGGTGATGAGCATAGCCGAAGTCGAGGCGCTGCTCGAGGCGCCGCAAACGGCGACGCCGGGCGGCATGCGGGACAAGGCGATGCTGGAGCTGCTGTATGCGACGGGTATCCGCGTGTCGGAGCTGATCTCGTTGGATGTCGGGGACGTGAACCTGGAACTCGGTTTTGTCCGCTGCGTCGGCAAAAACTTCAGGGAGCGCATCGTGCCGATCGGACGCATTGCGGCGGAATGCCTGAATACATACATACAAACGATGAGACCTCGTCTTCTCAAGCAAGCCAAAGCGGAGGAAGCGCTGTTCGTAGGCCATCTCGGCACACGGATCACCCGCCAAGGATTTTGGAAAATCATCAAGCGCTACGCTGTGGAGGCGCAAATACATAAAGAAATCACGCCGCATACGCTGCGGCATTCGTTTGCCGCACATTTGCTCGAGAACGGCGCGGATTTGCGGGCCGTGCAGGAAATGCTGGGCCACGCGGACATTTCGACAACGCAAATTTATACGCAAGTGATGAAGCACAAAATGAAGGAAGTGTACGACCGCACGCATCCGCGCGCGAAAATGTAA
- a CDS encoding NADP-dependent oxidoreductase gives MYALKGKVIRLANRPSNHVRAEDFEIITEQVPEVRSGQVLVKNLFVSLDAGMRLRMIDLKMPVPLYAVREPMYGDAIGEVIDSADGGLKPGDIVRHPLGWRKYALAEGNLFRKIDPDLFPTLSTHLSLGLTSYVGMLEIANLKPGDTVFVSNAASSVGSLAGQIARLKGAKRVIGSVGSPAKADYLVHELGFDAALDYHDRSFREQLRQAAPNGIDVYFDNVGGMQLEAAIDVMNPLGRIVLCGSAGSPEGGFDGVANLSLAIGKRLTLKGFVVTDHLDRAPSFNAEFSQWLRAGAIKYKEMVIQGIEHAPQAFIDLLAGKYLGKVVVKI, from the coding sequence ATGTATGCTTTAAAAGGAAAAGTAATTCGTCTTGCAAATCGCCCTTCGAATCACGTCCGTGCCGAAGATTTCGAGATCATAACGGAACAGGTCCCGGAAGTCCGCAGCGGTCAAGTGCTCGTCAAAAACCTGTTTGTCTCGCTTGATGCCGGAATGCGTCTGCGCATGATCGATCTGAAGATGCCCGTTCCGCTGTACGCTGTACGCGAACCGATGTACGGCGACGCGATCGGAGAAGTCATCGATTCCGCGGACGGTGGCCTGAAGCCGGGCGACATCGTGCGGCATCCGCTCGGTTGGCGTAAATATGCGCTTGCCGAGGGCAATCTTTTCCGCAAAATAGATCCCGATTTATTTCCGACACTTTCGACTCATTTAAGTCTTGGTTTAACCTCGTATGTCGGAATGCTGGAAATCGCAAACCTCAAGCCCGGCGATACGGTTTTCGTATCGAATGCGGCGAGCTCCGTAGGCAGTCTGGCCGGTCAAATCGCCCGTTTGAAAGGGGCGAAGCGGGTGATCGGTTCAGTCGGTTCTCCGGCTAAAGCGGATTATCTGGTCCACGAACTCGGCTTCGACGCCGCTTTGGATTATCATGATCGCTCATTCCGGGAACAGCTGCGGCAGGCCGCCCCCAACGGGATCGACGTCTATTTCGATAATGTCGGAGGCATGCAGCTTGAAGCCGCCATCGATGTCATGAACCCGCTGGGCCGTATTGTACTTTGCGGCTCGGCGGGTTCGCCGGAAGGCGGCTTTGACGGCGTTGCCAATTTATCTCTCGCTATAGGCAAACGCCTCACTTTAAAAGGCTTTGTCGTGACGGATCACCTGGATCGCGCCCCATCGTTTAATGCGGAATTCAGCCAATGGCTGCGTGCAGGTGCGATTAAATACAAAGAAATGGTTATCCAAGGAATCGAACATGCACCACAGGCGTTTATCGATCTTCTTGCAGGCAAATATTTGGGTAAAGTGGTTGTCAAAATTTGA
- a CDS encoding ArsR/SmtB family transcription factor produces MTIKLMDEDEVRIKIFKALADPTRIEIVRMLHHSNQEKSFGAVGEQCETPKANISYHFRTLREAGLIRVRQEAQTKYVTLNTEVFERYLPGFLNTL; encoded by the coding sequence ATGACTATTAAACTAATGGATGAAGACGAAGTCAGGATCAAAATTTTCAAAGCGCTGGCCGACCCGACAAGAATCGAAATCGTCAGAATGCTTCACCACAGCAATCAGGAAAAAAGCTTCGGAGCGGTCGGCGAGCAATGCGAAACGCCGAAAGCCAACATCTCGTATCACTTTCGCACGTTGAGAGAGGCCGGATTAATCCGCGTCAGGCAGGAGGCCCAGACCAAGTACGTAACCTTAAATACGGAGGTGTTCGAACGTTATTTGCCCGGGTTCCTGAATACCCTTTAA
- the deoB gene encoding phosphopentomutase — MRFERIALIVLDSVGIGELPDAPRFGDEGANTLGHIAERMPNLALPNMAALGLGNIAPIPGIAPAASPRGYYGKMAEVSVGKDTMTGHWEIMGLRVQIPFNVFPEGFPQELIERFEKETGRKVLGNKPASGTEILDELGEEQMKTGSWIVYTSADSVFQLAAHEEIIPLEELYRACEIARKLTLADPYAVGRVIARPYVGKPGAFTRTPNRHDYAVKPPAPTVMNHVKDAGLDCIAIGKINDIYSGEGVTEALHTKSNLDGIQKTIETLQKKFRGMSFTNLVDFDSLYGHRRDPIGYGKALEEFDRHLPDIMAGVGERDLLIITADHGNDPVHSGTDHTREYVPLLVYSPSLKASGSLGVRSTFSDIGATVADNFSVASTGNGASFLPQLQ; from the coding sequence ATGCGCTTTGAACGCATTGCTTTGATTGTGCTCGACAGCGTCGGAATCGGCGAATTGCCGGATGCGCCGCGCTTTGGCGACGAAGGCGCGAACACTCTCGGCCATATCGCGGAAAGGATGCCGAATCTGGCACTCCCCAATATGGCCGCCCTCGGGCTCGGCAATATCGCGCCGATTCCGGGCATCGCGCCGGCTGCATCTCCGAGAGGATATTACGGCAAAATGGCCGAGGTGTCCGTCGGCAAAGATACGATGACGGGACACTGGGAAATTATGGGGCTCCGCGTGCAAATTCCGTTTAACGTGTTTCCCGAAGGTTTCCCGCAGGAGCTGATCGAACGTTTCGAAAAGGAAACCGGCCGCAAGGTGCTTGGCAACAAACCGGCCTCCGGCACGGAAATATTGGATGAGCTCGGCGAGGAGCAGATGAAAACCGGCTCCTGGATCGTCTATACGTCGGCAGACAGTGTGTTTCAGCTTGCCGCCCACGAAGAGATCATTCCACTGGAGGAGCTGTACCGTGCCTGCGAGATCGCGCGCAAGCTGACGCTGGCGGATCCTTATGCGGTCGGACGGGTGATAGCCCGGCCGTATGTCGGCAAACCCGGAGCGTTCACCCGCACGCCGAACCGGCACGATTATGCGGTCAAACCGCCGGCGCCGACGGTGATGAACCATGTGAAGGATGCGGGCCTGGACTGTATTGCGATCGGCAAAATCAACGATATTTATTCCGGAGAAGGCGTCACCGAAGCGCTGCATACGAAAAGCAACCTTGACGGTATACAGAAGACCATCGAGACGCTGCAAAAAAAATTCCGCGGCATGTCGTTTACGAATCTCGTCGATTTCGATTCGCTCTACGGACACCGCCGCGATCCGATCGGCTACGGCAAAGCGCTCGAGGAGTTTGACCGGCATTTGCCGGACATTATGGCCGGTGTCGGCGAACGCGATCTGCTGATCATAACCGCGGATCACGGCAACGATCCGGTCCATTCAGGAACCGACCATACGCGGGAGTACGTGCCGCTGCTCGTATACAGTCCGTCGCTAAAGGCCTCGGGTTCGCTTGGCGTAAGGAGCACTTTTTCCGATATCGGCGCTACGGTAGCGGACAATTTTTCGGTCGCATCGACCGGAAACGGAGCGAGCTTTTTGCCTCAATTGCAATAG
- a CDS encoding purine-nucleoside phosphorylase, whose product MNDTPLSAKIKEAAAFIREQFPKKPEIGLILGSGLGVLAEMIEEATVISYDRIPHFPVSTVEGHASELLLGTVRGKTVLLMKGRFHMYEGYGVDVVSFPVRVMKELGVHTLIVTNAAGGINASYEVGDLMLIKDHINLTFRNPLIGPNDNDLGVRFPDMSETYDRSLRKVAHEAAGELGIKLQEGVYVGLLGPNYETPAEIRMLRTLGGDAVGMSTVPEVIVARHAGIRVLGFSCITNMAAGMLDQPLSHAEVIETTERVKPKFLQLVLNIIPKLEA is encoded by the coding sequence ATGAACGATACGCCGCTTTCAGCGAAAATCAAAGAGGCTGCCGCCTTCATTCGCGAGCAGTTCCCGAAAAAACCGGAAATCGGCTTGATTTTGGGTTCGGGTCTCGGCGTTTTGGCGGAAATGATCGAGGAAGCCACCGTCATTTCTTATGATCGGATTCCTCATTTTCCGGTTTCGACGGTCGAAGGTCATGCCAGCGAGCTGCTGCTCGGGACGGTTCGGGGCAAAACGGTGCTGCTGATGAAGGGCCGCTTCCATATGTACGAAGGATATGGCGTCGATGTCGTTTCGTTCCCGGTGCGCGTCATGAAGGAGCTTGGCGTTCATACGCTGATCGTCACGAACGCCGCCGGCGGCATTAACGCGTCCTATGAGGTCGGCGATTTGATGCTGATCAAAGACCATATCAACCTCACGTTCCGCAACCCGCTGATCGGGCCGAACGATAACGATCTCGGCGTCCGGTTTCCGGATATGTCCGAGACGTACGACCGCTCGCTTCGCAAGGTCGCGCACGAAGCTGCGGGAGAGCTCGGCATAAAGCTGCAGGAAGGCGTCTATGTCGGCCTGCTCGGGCCCAACTACGAGACGCCTGCGGAAATTCGCATGCTGCGCACGCTTGGAGGCGATGCGGTCGGCATGTCCACCGTCCCGGAAGTTATCGTCGCGCGTCATGCGGGCATCCGGGTGCTCGGCTTTTCCTGCATCACCAACATGGCGGCGGGCATGCTCGACCAGCCGTTGTCCCATGCGGAAGTGATCGAGACGACCGAACGGGTGAAACCGAAGTTTTTGCAGCTGGTGCTGAACATCATTCCAAAGTTGGAGGCTTAA
- a CDS encoding purine-nucleoside phosphorylase encodes MAELTYKQQIVEAAAALKERLGGRQPSIGLILGSGLGDLADHVENAVKISYDEVPHFPVSTVEGHAGQFVVGTLEGKTVIVMQGRFHYYEGYSMKKVVFPVYVMKQLGIGTLVITNAAGGMNRAFQAGDLMLISDHLNLTGDNPLIGPNDSELGVRFPDMSEAYSREYRELAKRIAGELGTEGGEPIRLQEGVYSGITGPTYMTPSELNMLARVGGDAVGMSTVGEVIAARHAGLKVLGISCITDMAIGDELEPLTHEQVVAVANRTKPKFISLVRRFVREVTV; translated from the coding sequence ATGGCAGAGCTTACATATAAACAGCAAATTGTGGAGGCTGCGGCCGCTTTGAAGGAGCGGCTTGGCGGCAGGCAGCCGTCGATCGGGCTGATTCTCGGCTCGGGGCTCGGAGATTTGGCGGATCACGTGGAAAACGCCGTGAAAATCTCTTACGACGAAGTGCCGCATTTTCCCGTGTCTACCGTAGAAGGACATGCCGGTCAATTCGTCGTCGGTACGCTCGAAGGCAAGACGGTCATCGTCATGCAGGGCCGTTTTCATTATTACGAAGGATACTCGATGAAAAAAGTCGTGTTTCCGGTCTACGTGATGAAGCAGCTCGGCATAGGCACGCTGGTCATCACCAACGCGGCCGGCGGCATGAACCGCGCTTTCCAGGCGGGTGATCTGATGCTGATCAGCGATCATCTCAACCTGACCGGCGACAACCCGCTGATCGGGCCGAACGACAGCGAGCTGGGCGTCCGCTTCCCGGACATGTCGGAAGCGTACAGCCGCGAATACCGCGAGCTGGCCAAGCGGATTGCCGGTGAACTCGGCACGGAAGGCGGCGAACCGATCCGCCTGCAGGAAGGCGTGTACAGCGGCATTACCGGCCCGACGTACATGACGCCGTCCGAGCTGAACATGCTGGCCCGCGTCGGCGGCGATGCGGTCGGCATGTCCACCGTCGGCGAAGTGATCGCCGCGCGGCATGCCGGGCTCAAGGTGCTCGGCATCTCGTGCATCACCGACATGGCGATCGGCGACGAGCTTGAGCCGCTCACGCACGAGCAGGTCGTAGCTGTCGCAAACCGCACGAAGCCGAAGTTTATCTCACTCGTTCGGCGTTTTGTACGCGAGGTGACGGTTTAA
- a CDS encoding GNAT family N-acetyltransferase codes for MESKRMLIDGMWNQEDSQYVRNKLVEYNSRHISDGLKSVHENVSLFLKDEEGKIFGGITGVLKWNYLKVDIFWIDDRLRGQGYGSRLLHEMEIVAQNHQCDFIELDTFSFQAPEFYLKNGFEIVGVVENAPKGHSHYYMIKRLTRP; via the coding sequence GTGGAAAGCAAACGAATGTTGATCGACGGCATGTGGAATCAAGAAGACAGTCAATATGTCAGAAACAAGCTGGTTGAGTACAATTCCCGACATATATCCGATGGTCTAAAATCTGTCCATGAAAACGTCAGTTTGTTCCTTAAGGATGAAGAAGGGAAGATATTCGGCGGAATTACGGGGGTTTTGAAGTGGAATTATTTAAAAGTCGATATTTTTTGGATAGATGATCGACTTCGTGGTCAAGGGTATGGGAGCCGTCTGCTTCACGAAATGGAAATCGTCGCGCAAAATCATCAATGCGATTTTATAGAGCTGGACACGTTCAGCTTTCAAGCGCCGGAATTTTACTTGAAAAACGGTTTCGAAATCGTCGGCGTCGTGGAAAACGCGCCAAAAGGCCATAGTCATTATTATATGATCAAACGCTTAACACGCCCATAA